A genomic window from Algoriphagus sp. Y33 includes:
- a CDS encoding RNA polymerase sigma-70 factor, whose product MLEKVLNQQETLERIKSGDESAFIEVYDLYWKQLFNFGYKKLSKKEIVEGIVQEVFIDLWTKRAKLEIHTSLSSYLFTSVNYKIINKYKSQSIRDKYSEEEKSKGEQNSASTEEKILFNDLKSNIKKVVREFPPQRKKVYQLRFNKGLSYIEIAQSMEISVSTVEKHLMRALKDIRVSLRELTLSSLACVGSDSLFKLLDAVSFPVFS is encoded by the coding sequence ATGCTCGAAAAAGTGTTAAACCAACAGGAAACCCTAGAAAGAATCAAAAGCGGCGATGAGTCAGCATTCATTGAAGTATATGACCTTTACTGGAAGCAACTGTTCAATTTCGGCTATAAAAAGCTCAGCAAGAAAGAGATTGTGGAAGGAATTGTACAGGAGGTATTTATTGATCTTTGGACCAAACGGGCTAAACTTGAAATTCACACCTCCCTCTCCTCGTATCTATTCACTTCTGTGAATTACAAAATCATCAACAAGTACAAATCCCAAAGTATTAGAGACAAATATTCGGAGGAGGAAAAATCCAAAGGAGAACAGAACAGCGCTTCCACCGAAGAAAAAATCCTCTTCAACGACCTGAAATCAAACATCAAAAAGGTCGTGAGGGAATTCCCCCCACAGCGCAAAAAAGTCTATCAACTTCGTTTTAACAAAGGACTAAGTTATATAGAAATCGCCCAAAGCATGGAAATATCAGTAAGCACGGTCGAAAAACACCTGATGCGTGCGTTAAAGGATATTCGGGTCAGTCTAAGAGAACTCACACTTTCCTCACTGGCATGCGTGGGATCCGATTCTCTTTTCAAACTATTGGATGCCGTATCATTCCCGGTGTTCAGTTAA
- a CDS encoding FecR family protein, which translates to MTKTNLHLFQDKNSEFLPGSEDPIVPDFVGQLKAEDQQALKKKIFGEIKSGIRKHEVKIKVKKRILHKTKIAASILLLVAANIGLWLALKQETQTYKTGANETLETELPDGSTVFMNSNSLLTYSYSWALGFDRKVKLTGEAYFDIAKDTDSKRFVINEGELMEVEVFGTEFNFKNQHPIHKLTLIEGSVKLGYQSEEGNTNRMVAPGETIKLNIENHQIETKKVADPIRLLAWQDRRLRMQDESLEDVLRIVTELYDIELHDQKIPPTTQLISGSLPLTDNPNEVIENIQVLFDTKITLEQNSLRVQ; encoded by the coding sequence ATGACAAAAACCAATCTCCATCTATTTCAAGACAAGAACTCAGAATTTCTTCCGGGGTCTGAAGATCCTATTGTCCCTGACTTTGTAGGTCAATTGAAGGCGGAAGACCAACAGGCTTTGAAGAAAAAAATATTTGGGGAAATAAAGTCAGGAATCAGAAAGCACGAGGTAAAGATTAAAGTCAAAAAGCGAATTCTTCATAAAACTAAAATAGCCGCCTCTATCCTGCTTCTGGTTGCGGCAAACATAGGGCTTTGGCTGGCACTGAAACAGGAAACACAAACCTACAAAACCGGCGCAAATGAGACCCTGGAAACCGAACTTCCTGATGGGTCTACGGTCTTTATGAACTCCAATTCATTGCTAACCTATTCCTATTCCTGGGCTTTGGGTTTTGACAGGAAAGTCAAGCTGACAGGAGAAGCCTACTTTGACATTGCAAAAGACACGGACTCCAAACGATTTGTAATCAATGAAGGAGAGCTCATGGAAGTGGAAGTCTTTGGGACTGAATTCAACTTCAAAAACCAGCACCCCATCCATAAACTGACACTTATAGAGGGAAGCGTCAAACTTGGCTACCAAAGTGAAGAGGGTAACACCAACCGTATGGTAGCCCCTGGAGAGACAATAAAATTGAACATAGAAAATCATCAAATTGAAACTAAAAAAGTAGCTGATCCAATAAGGCTTCTAGCATGGCAAGACAGAAGGCTGCGGATGCAAGATGAGAGCTTAGAAGATGTGCTCCGCATAGTGACAGAATTGTACGACATCGAATTACATGATCAAAAAATACCACCAACCACCCAACTTATTTCAGGAAGCTTACCACTAACAGACAATCCAAACGAGGTGATCGAAAATATTCAAGTGCTTTTCGATACTAAAATCACCCTAGAACAGAATTCATTAAGAGTACAATAG
- a CDS encoding SusC/RagA family TonB-linked outer membrane protein: MLIKFTRYLLVAGVTGVLALPISTKGQNLTQSAKGPTFDQKSDRKNMESTLKELEDLYAISIAYPSSLIDSETKIPAAINSKLTAEENLQRILKGSKLHFRKGAGNFYMLEQTADEEGTAPITTGFSNQLPTNTLRKTERTIQGVVLDDDQMPIPGASILIKGTMNGVVTDIDGKFSLTLADDNPDAILTVSFIGFTTQEVKVGTTSMFTITLESSDLALNEVVVTAFGLERDKKALGYSTQSVDGNALTESRPTNVANSLSGRVAGVQVTGNSMPGSGAHIVIRGSSSVGGNNEPLVVVDGVPLEQSSSRQYGNGLSEISPDNIKEMSILKGPTAAALYGSRAANGVIMVTTKNGAGTKGLGIEFNSNMTFDNPLVKPDFQNIYGGGAGYRTWYVDGRNGFDADGIRGTAGVDESWGAPMDGRLVPLWYSAPERVALLPQPNNWEDFWETGQSFSNTVALSGGNEQGSFRLAIGRLDQTSIMADNDYYRNNFKLNTSYKFIPKLQMSVNAEYVKSGSDNRGFTGSQDFIWAHRHTDYTKLKNWEDYYEVQRQTFRPGDDYPYANWQHEYFSNPFFNQKYLPNSNEKDRLVGSIALNYDISEHFSIMARSGTDYWSDTRININSAESFKNNVKRFGSYSESVLTSQETNSDLILTFNKNLTQRLSLKIQAGGIHRVNNYKSTGVSVGQLTVDGLYNLGNYASPVDPSSLIRKRVVNSAFGSAQFGYNNYLFLDVTGRNDWSSTLPKSNLSFFYPSVALSAVLTDIFNVQSDFLSFAKVRASLAQVGSDADPYKVQQVYTSEGLWAGTTPMYAESNEIANRTLKPETTNGKEVGLDLRFFEGKVGLDFTYYHQSTFNQILAVAISSASGYSNQILNAGLITNQGIELTINATPIRTASGFSWYTALNFARNRNKVEELAEGLENLILASQNSLTSEARVGQPYGSLYGRRYLRSPGGELIYNNGLPILEEGTFVLGNIQPDWIGGWTNSFTYKGLEINTLIDVKMGGDIFDVGTGLARKTGQYAETTAGREEGVIGQGVKNIGTSEEPVYVANDVIANATTFWNSQNPRTYHEAGIFDGSFIKLRELSLGYVFPKNFMGNKFIQTMKLSFVGRNLAILYKNHPHMDPEVDMKGGNGQGFAYGQMPTTRNMGFNLNVTF, from the coding sequence ATGCTCATCAAATTTACCCGCTACCTGTTGGTTGCAGGGGTGACGGGAGTGCTGGCACTCCCAATCTCCACAAAAGGCCAAAATCTCACCCAATCTGCCAAAGGCCCAACTTTCGACCAGAAGTCGGACAGAAAAAACATGGAATCAACGCTAAAGGAGCTCGAAGATCTGTATGCTATATCGATAGCATACCCTTCCTCCCTGATAGATTCAGAAACAAAGATTCCCGCCGCCATTAACTCCAAGCTTACAGCCGAGGAAAACCTGCAACGCATTCTAAAAGGAAGTAAGCTTCACTTTAGGAAAGGCGCCGGAAACTTTTATATGCTTGAACAAACAGCAGATGAAGAAGGGACAGCACCTATCACAACAGGCTTCTCCAATCAGCTACCTACCAATACTCTACGAAAAACAGAGCGCACCATCCAGGGAGTGGTGCTCGACGATGACCAAATGCCTATTCCCGGCGCAAGTATCTTGATCAAAGGCACCATGAATGGTGTAGTAACCGACATAGACGGAAAATTCTCTCTGACACTGGCAGACGATAATCCTGATGCAATTCTGACGGTTTCCTTCATAGGATTCACTACCCAGGAGGTAAAAGTCGGAACCACTTCCATGTTCACTATCACGCTAGAATCATCAGATTTGGCATTAAATGAAGTAGTCGTCACGGCCTTCGGCCTCGAACGGGACAAAAAAGCCCTGGGATATTCCACACAAAGTGTAGATGGAAATGCCCTTACAGAATCTCGTCCCACTAACGTGGCAAACAGTCTCTCAGGACGGGTAGCAGGCGTGCAGGTAACCGGAAATTCCATGCCGGGCAGTGGAGCCCATATTGTAATTAGAGGATCATCCTCAGTAGGTGGAAATAACGAACCATTGGTGGTGGTGGATGGGGTTCCGTTGGAACAAAGCTCAAGCAGGCAATATGGAAACGGCCTCTCTGAAATAAGCCCGGACAATATCAAAGAAATGAGCATTCTGAAAGGCCCCACAGCTGCTGCTTTATACGGTTCTCGTGCGGCCAATGGAGTCATTATGGTTACCACCAAAAACGGGGCAGGGACCAAAGGGCTGGGCATTGAGTTCAACAGCAATATGACTTTTGACAACCCGCTAGTTAAGCCGGATTTCCAGAACATTTACGGTGGCGGTGCCGGCTATAGAACTTGGTATGTAGATGGAAGAAATGGATTCGACGCAGACGGCATCAGGGGAACCGCCGGAGTGGATGAAAGCTGGGGTGCTCCCATGGACGGGAGACTGGTACCGCTTTGGTATTCCGCTCCTGAGAGAGTAGCGTTACTTCCCCAGCCAAACAACTGGGAGGATTTTTGGGAAACAGGCCAAAGCTTCTCCAATACCGTCGCACTTTCCGGAGGAAATGAGCAGGGAAGTTTCCGTCTGGCCATAGGCAGATTGGATCAGACCAGTATTATGGCAGATAATGATTATTACAGAAACAACTTCAAACTAAATACTTCTTATAAATTCATCCCCAAACTCCAGATGAGTGTGAACGCCGAGTACGTCAAATCAGGTTCAGACAACAGGGGATTTACAGGCAGTCAAGACTTTATTTGGGCTCATAGACATACAGATTATACCAAATTGAAAAACTGGGAGGATTACTACGAAGTACAAAGGCAAACTTTCCGGCCTGGAGATGATTACCCCTATGCCAACTGGCAGCATGAATACTTTTCCAATCCATTTTTCAACCAAAAATATTTACCCAATTCGAACGAAAAAGACCGTTTGGTGGGAAGTATTGCGCTTAACTATGATATAAGTGAGCATTTCAGCATCATGGCCAGGTCTGGAACCGACTACTGGAGCGATACCCGAATAAATATCAATAGCGCAGAAAGTTTCAAAAACAATGTCAAAAGATTTGGGTCGTACTCAGAATCAGTATTGACCAGTCAAGAGACAAATAGTGATCTGATTTTGACTTTTAACAAAAATCTGACACAAAGGCTTTCTTTGAAAATACAAGCTGGAGGAATACACAGGGTCAATAACTATAAAAGCACCGGAGTCAGTGTAGGTCAGCTTACCGTTGATGGACTATACAACTTGGGTAATTATGCTAGCCCGGTAGATCCTTCAAGTTTGATTAGAAAAAGAGTTGTGAACAGTGCATTTGGCTCAGCACAATTCGGATACAACAATTATTTGTTTCTGGATGTAACCGGAAGAAATGACTGGTCAAGTACACTTCCAAAATCAAACCTTTCATTCTTCTATCCATCAGTAGCTTTAAGTGCTGTACTGACAGATATTTTCAATGTACAATCTGACTTCCTTTCATTTGCAAAAGTCAGAGCCAGCCTTGCTCAGGTTGGTAGCGATGCGGACCCTTACAAAGTGCAGCAAGTATATACTTCCGAAGGTCTTTGGGCCGGAACTACTCCTATGTATGCTGAATCAAATGAAATTGCAAATAGGACGCTAAAGCCGGAAACTACAAATGGAAAAGAAGTGGGTTTAGACTTGAGGTTTTTTGAAGGAAAAGTAGGATTGGATTTCACTTATTACCATCAATCCACATTCAATCAGATCCTAGCAGTGGCCATTTCTTCAGCATCTGGTTATAGCAATCAGATACTAAATGCAGGCCTTATCACAAACCAAGGAATTGAACTAACAATTAATGCAACTCCTATCAGAACTGCATCAGGGTTCAGTTGGTACACAGCATTGAATTTTGCTAGAAACCGTAACAAAGTAGAAGAGCTAGCCGAAGGACTGGAAAATTTAATTTTGGCTTCGCAAAACTCTTTGACATCTGAAGCTCGTGTAGGTCAGCCTTATGGCTCGCTCTATGGAAGAAGGTATTTAAGAAGCCCAGGAGGAGAACTCATTTACAACAATGGCCTACCTATTTTGGAAGAAGGGACTTTTGTTTTGGGAAATATCCAACCTGATTGGATTGGGGGCTGGACCAACTCATTTACATACAAAGGCCTTGAAATCAACACCCTAATCGATGTGAAAATGGGCGGGGATATATTTGACGTGGGTACCGGACTCGCAAGAAAAACAGGTCAATACGCCGAAACAACCGCTGGACGTGAAGAGGGAGTAATCGGACAGGGGGTAAAGAACATAGGAACTTCAGAGGAGCCTGTGTATGTAGCAAACGACGTAATCGCAAATGCTACTACTTTCTGGAATTCACAGAATCCACGAACCTACCACGAAGCTGGCATTTTTGACGGCTCCTTTATCAAGCTTCGTGAACTCTCTCTTGGCTATGTATTCCCTAAAAATTTCATGGGTAATAAGTTCATCCAAACCATGAAACTCTCCTTTGTGGGTCGAAATCTGGCTATTCTTTATAAAAACCATCCGCATATGGATCCGGAAGTAGATATGAAAGGCGGCAATGGACAGGGATTCGCTTATGGACAAATGCCCACTACACGTAATATGGGATTCAATCTTAATGTGACATTCTGA
- a CDS encoding SusD/RagB family nutrient-binding outer membrane lipoprotein — translation MKRLYISSIAILLLTFGTISSCTGDFEEINTNPNDPISVSPSLLLPNAIQIVVDRYWGHSTRYERLNIDAAMCWIQHLSRNIYINAEGDSYEIPLTISSGTWNNLYRESLINFEKVKTLSGPGGSYENTNYVGIAMVMQAFTYAYLTDVFGPIPYSEALKGTAEEAINSPKYDSMEEVYAGILADLTEANDHLSTSGPAVVGDIMFNGDIMKWKRFANSLALRIANRQAVKKPAESKEIMTRILADPAKYPIIESNSQTAELIHFDVIGSRNKMFDVFSTRSDWNISTTLIDELLALDDERITVYAQPLEDGTYAGLPNGLTDAAAGNFNASRIGLKYLDPTAPSVLMTYAEVEFIKAEAALDGDIEGDAAQFLESAIKASFNQQGLTMPDDYMSRIGGVTKESIMTQKWIALFGQGVEAWNEYRRTGYPVMPAPHPNSVFSNDGVLPTRIEYPTSEYSLNKANLDEGVSKLGGADNMRTPLWWVE, via the coding sequence ATGAAAAGACTATACATCTCCTCCATCGCAATACTTCTGTTAACGTTCGGCACAATATCTTCTTGTACCGGGGATTTTGAAGAAATCAATACAAACCCTAACGATCCCATTTCTGTATCCCCATCCTTGCTTTTACCCAATGCTATTCAAATAGTAGTGGACAGGTACTGGGGACATAGCACCCGATACGAAAGGTTAAATATCGACGCGGCCATGTGCTGGATCCAGCATCTCTCAAGGAATATTTACATCAATGCCGAGGGAGATAGCTATGAAATACCCCTCACTATCTCTTCAGGAACTTGGAACAATCTTTACAGAGAATCCCTGATCAATTTTGAAAAGGTCAAAACATTGTCAGGACCGGGCGGGTCCTACGAAAACACCAACTATGTGGGCATTGCTATGGTCATGCAGGCATTTACCTATGCATATTTAACTGATGTATTTGGACCTATCCCCTACTCAGAAGCATTGAAAGGTACGGCAGAAGAAGCCATAAATTCTCCAAAATATGATTCCATGGAGGAAGTATATGCAGGCATTCTAGCCGATTTGACTGAAGCAAATGACCATCTCTCTACTTCTGGTCCGGCAGTAGTCGGAGACATCATGTTTAATGGAGACATCATGAAATGGAAGCGTTTCGCCAATTCACTTGCGTTGAGAATCGCCAATAGACAAGCGGTCAAAAAGCCCGCAGAATCAAAGGAAATCATGACTCGAATACTGGCTGACCCTGCAAAATACCCGATTATAGAAAGTAATTCTCAGACAGCGGAATTAATTCACTTCGATGTAATCGGCAGCAGAAACAAGATGTTTGATGTGTTCTCCACCCGTTCGGATTGGAACATCAGTACTACGCTAATTGACGAACTACTTGCTCTTGATGACGAGAGGATCACGGTATATGCACAGCCATTGGAAGACGGCACCTATGCAGGTCTTCCCAACGGGCTGACCGATGCGGCAGCCGGCAACTTCAATGCCTCCAGAATTGGACTTAAATACCTGGATCCTACTGCCCCCAGCGTCTTGATGACTTATGCAGAAGTGGAGTTTATCAAAGCAGAGGCAGCTCTGGACGGAGATATAGAGGGAGACGCTGCCCAATTTCTTGAAAGTGCGATCAAAGCATCCTTTAATCAACAAGGACTTACTATGCCAGACGATTACATGAGCCGCATAGGCGGGGTAACAAAAGAAAGCATCATGACCCAAAAGTGGATTGCACTTTTCGGACAAGGAGTCGAAGCATGGAATGAATACCGCCGCACAGGCTATCCTGTGATGCCTGCTCCCCACCCAAACTCAGTGTTTTCCAACGACGGAGTGCTTCCCACAAGAATAGAATACCCTACTTCAGAATACTCTCTCAACAAAGCAAATCTCGACGAGGGTGTAAGCAAACTAGGTGGTGCCGATAACATGAGAACCCCGCTCTGGTGGGTAGAATAA
- a CDS encoding histidinol-phosphate transaminase yields MNHSINRRNWIKSSLMAVGTMAVAPAFALPKNKALAAYQPDSILNEHIPTFRYDEARLVAKLNANENPYGPSPKVIKAITDSITLGNRYGHGEAKVLIDMIAEKEGVSPDHIMLSPGSSDILEKTAFVQFMNGGNVVSADPSYMSLMNTAQKLGATWKPVLLTGDYQHDLDGMAKAVDSETNLVYICNPNNPTGSITDAKKLRAFCSSVSEKTPVFVDEAYLEFLEKPEESSMVGLVAEGKDVMIARTFSKVHGMAGLRIGYLVALPERIESITSKVRSTMGLCVTSLNGAIASMKDPGFLSKCRSMNTECREYTKGEIASLGYDIIPSHTSFMIFPLRMDGQPFMKGMYDSGVGIRVFNIDNKPWCRVSMGTMGEMEIFVDAFKKVTA; encoded by the coding sequence ATGAACCACTCTATTAACAGAAGAAATTGGATCAAATCCAGCCTTATGGCTGTGGGAACAATGGCTGTAGCCCCGGCTTTCGCCCTTCCAAAAAACAAAGCACTGGCTGCTTATCAGCCAGACTCTATTCTTAATGAGCACATCCCAACTTTCCGATACGACGAGGCCCGGCTTGTTGCGAAACTAAATGCAAATGAGAATCCATACGGTCCATCTCCTAAAGTGATCAAAGCCATTACGGACTCTATCACTTTGGGTAACCGGTATGGCCATGGCGAGGCTAAGGTACTTATTGATATGATCGCCGAAAAAGAAGGTGTAAGTCCAGATCATATTATGTTATCTCCCGGATCATCAGACATACTTGAAAAGACAGCGTTTGTGCAATTCATGAACGGAGGCAATGTAGTATCAGCGGATCCTTCCTACATGTCCTTGATGAATACTGCCCAAAAACTTGGGGCAACCTGGAAGCCTGTTTTATTGACTGGAGATTATCAGCATGATCTGGATGGTATGGCCAAAGCTGTGGACTCGGAGACCAACCTGGTATACATCTGTAATCCAAACAACCCTACAGGATCTATCACCGATGCCAAGAAACTCAGAGCATTTTGCTCTTCCGTATCCGAGAAAACACCTGTATTCGTAGATGAAGCCTATCTGGAATTTCTGGAAAAACCCGAAGAAAGCTCTATGGTGGGGCTTGTGGCCGAGGGCAAAGACGTAATGATTGCCAGAACATTCTCCAAAGTCCACGGAATGGCGGGACTCCGAATCGGATATTTAGTTGCACTTCCAGAGCGGATTGAAAGCATCACTTCTAAAGTGAGAAGCACTATGGGACTTTGCGTCACCTCATTAAACGGTGCTATTGCAAGCATGAAAGACCCTGGCTTCCTCTCAAAATGTAGAAGCATGAATACCGAATGCAGAGAATACACCAAAGGCGAAATCGCTTCCCTTGGATACGATATCATCCCTTCACATACAAGTTTTATGATTTTCCCGCTTCGCATGGACGGACAGCCATTTATGAAAGGCATGTACGACAGCGGCGTAGGCATCAGAGTATTCAATATTGACAACAAACCGTGGTGTAGAGTAAGTATGGGAACCATGGGCGAAATGGAAATTTTCGTCGATGCTTTCAAAAAAGTAACTGCCTAA
- a CDS encoding AEC family transporter — translation MSIALQKTLSLLLLIVIGIFLQKKLQNEDQKKGLKTIILNIALPAMIFVALLKIEINPDLLILPVLALIFNIVMIFLTKYSLPFFGIKANTPAMRTLMLLLPSLAPGLTCFPFIVEYLGDDVLAWAALADIGNKLFVLVLAYLLAMSWYYKNQKLEARSNGQKVKELLITMVSEPINLVILVAIVLLSFGFNMESMPAFLGESILMMKDMMTPLVLIFIGVAVIFKWDQLRMITSILTFRAGFTFLLSGLFIWLVPMPSEAAVLLAVVFPQSAVSFWPFAHMSAIRKFEYENEVQKNNPTFDLELGINVLAVSMPFSTLLVLGVFTSGSYFTSPLHVLSIGALLVGAALLPKAIQLIKSSDFSFDSVREKVLKDSSAE, via the coding sequence ATGAGTATTGCACTTCAGAAGACCCTATCGCTGCTCCTGTTAATAGTTATCGGGATATTTCTCCAGAAAAAACTACAAAATGAGGATCAGAAAAAGGGGTTAAAGACTATAATTCTAAACATCGCCTTACCGGCAATGATTTTTGTTGCGTTGTTGAAAATCGAAATCAATCCGGATCTGCTGATTCTTCCCGTTTTGGCTTTAATCTTCAATATCGTGATGATTTTCCTTACCAAGTATTCCTTGCCGTTTTTTGGCATCAAGGCAAATACTCCGGCTATGCGAACACTGATGCTGCTTCTCCCTTCTCTGGCTCCGGGACTGACATGTTTCCCATTCATAGTAGAATATCTGGGCGATGACGTGCTGGCCTGGGCAGCGCTTGCAGACATTGGAAATAAGCTATTTGTATTGGTTTTAGCCTATTTGCTCGCCATGTCTTGGTATTACAAAAACCAAAAGCTGGAAGCTAGGTCTAATGGACAAAAGGTCAAAGAATTGCTGATAACCATGGTAAGCGAGCCTATCAATCTCGTTATTCTAGTCGCTATAGTTCTACTCAGCTTCGGATTCAACATGGAAAGTATGCCGGCATTTCTTGGCGAGTCCATCCTTATGATGAAGGACATGATGACTCCTTTGGTTTTGATTTTCATAGGAGTAGCTGTGATTTTCAAATGGGATCAATTACGTATGATTACCTCCATACTCACTTTCAGAGCAGGATTTACATTTCTGCTAAGTGGTCTCTTTATCTGGCTGGTACCTATGCCCTCGGAGGCCGCCGTATTACTTGCTGTGGTATTCCCGCAGAGCGCAGTGAGTTTTTGGCCATTTGCCCATATGTCGGCTATCAGAAAGTTTGAATATGAAAATGAAGTCCAGAAGAACAATCCAACCTTTGATCTTGAATTGGGGATCAATGTGCTGGCTGTATCCATGCCCTTCAGCACCTTACTGGTGCTAGGGGTATTCACTTCCGGCAGCTATTTCACATCCCCTCTTCACGTATTATCAATTGGCGCATTACTAGTAGGAGCAGCTTTATTGCCAAAAGCCATACAATTGATCAAGAGCTCCGATTTCAGCTTTGACTCAGTTAGAGAAAAAGTACTGAAAGACAGCTCAGCGGAGTAA
- a CDS encoding DUF6503 family protein, with product MRKLSLALANLIILFTSVSCQNKVEKNLPELSQEFTTILDAHGDWRKWRNAKAESYAMIHEGVMTEENAFINLDSRKIRLSTTEFEIGFDGKQTWISPNREAYKGKSVKFYHNLYFYFFNIPYVFTDPGVTVEKIADKSLNGKKYPTFQAKFEPSTGYSPKDQYFMLINPETNRLEYLLYNVTYFGDESPPLNALKYEDYRNADGVYFPRILTGYTFENDSTKNIRYQVTFADALLLEEEFDSEIFDKPTNGVFAD from the coding sequence ATGCGCAAACTCAGTCTGGCTCTTGCCAATTTAATCATCCTTTTCACTAGTGTTTCTTGCCAAAACAAAGTGGAAAAAAACCTTCCTGAGCTTTCTCAGGAATTTACGACAATTCTGGATGCTCACGGTGACTGGCGAAAATGGCGCAACGCCAAAGCTGAAAGCTATGCCATGATCCATGAGGGAGTTATGACTGAGGAAAATGCATTCATCAATCTGGACAGTAGGAAAATACGGCTATCAACTACAGAATTTGAGATTGGTTTTGACGGGAAACAGACTTGGATTAGCCCAAACAGAGAAGCCTACAAAGGAAAATCCGTTAAGTTTTATCACAATTTGTACTTCTATTTTTTCAATATTCCCTATGTATTTACAGATCCCGGTGTGACGGTGGAGAAAATAGCCGACAAATCCCTTAATGGTAAAAAGTATCCGACTTTTCAAGCCAAGTTTGAGCCAAGCACGGGCTATAGCCCGAAAGACCAATATTTCATGCTGATCAACCCGGAAACCAACCGACTTGAGTACCTTCTCTATAACGTCACCTATTTCGGTGATGAAAGTCCACCGCTCAATGCACTGAAATATGAGGATTACCGCAATGCTGACGGAGTTTACTTCCCGAGAATCCTTACCGGGTACACTTTTGAAAACGACTCTACCAAGAACATAAGATATCAAGTCACTTTTGCCGATGCCTTACTTCTGGAAGAAGAGTTTGATTCAGAGATTTTTGACAAACCTACAAATGGAGTTTTCGCAGACTAA
- a CDS encoding alpha-E domain-containing protein translates to MLSRVANSIYWLGRYLERAENYARFIDVNFNLMQDLPVDLKEQWHPLIAATGDLELYESRFKGYERNQVLFFLGFDAENPNSMLSTIKNARENARIIRENLNKETWEKANELYYMMQEGLERKVWKKEDPRPFFEKVKNQILLIYGIADSSVARIEGWYFRQLGQYLERADKTSRILDVKYHILLPSDQEVGTPLDFLHWMALLKSVTAFNTYRRLYGNIDSSCVVEFLVLNKYFPRSIYYCIKEAEKCLHNISGNMGGGYMNSAEKAMGELRSRLEFAEVSEIIGFGLHEYLDNLQMKINGISNLVDSNFFTIRDNHTVQTQSQTQN, encoded by the coding sequence ATGCTAAGCAGAGTAGCGAATAGTATTTATTGGCTGGGAAGATACCTGGAGCGTGCGGAGAATTACGCGAGATTTATAGATGTGAATTTCAATCTGATGCAAGATCTGCCTGTAGATTTGAAAGAACAGTGGCATCCGCTGATCGCAGCCACCGGAGACTTAGAGCTTTATGAGTCAAGGTTCAAGGGCTATGAGAGAAATCAGGTGCTGTTTTTCTTGGGATTCGATGCTGAGAACCCCAACTCTATGCTTTCCACAATAAAGAATGCGAGGGAAAATGCACGGATTATCCGTGAAAATCTGAACAAGGAGACGTGGGAAAAAGCCAACGAGCTTTACTATATGATGCAGGAAGGTTTGGAAAGAAAGGTTTGGAAAAAAGAAGACCCCAGGCCGTTTTTCGAGAAAGTAAAAAACCAGATTTTGCTGATCTATGGTATCGCAGATAGCAGTGTGGCGAGGATCGAAGGTTGGTATTTCAGGCAACTTGGTCAATACCTGGAGCGAGCGGATAAGACTTCCAGGATATTGGATGTGAAATACCACATCTTATTGCCCTCGGATCAGGAAGTGGGCACGCCTCTTGATTTTCTGCATTGGATGGCTTTGCTGAAATCAGTTACCGCATTCAATACCTACCGCAGGTTGTACGGGAATATTGACTCATCTTGCGTGGTGGAGTTTCTGGTATTGAACAAGTATTTCCCCAGATCTATATATTACTGTATCAAAGAAGCTGAAAAATGCCTCCACAATATCTCCGGAAATATGGGAGGTGGATATATGAACTCGGCAGAAAAGGCTATGGGTGAGCTTCGGTCAAGGTTGGAGTTTGCCGAAGTAAGTGAAATTATAGGTTTTGGACTACACGAATATCTCGATAATCTTCAGATGAAGATCAATGGGATTTCTAATCTGGTGGACTCTAATTTCTTCACGATCAGGGATAATCATACCGTTCAGACCCAAAGTCAAACCCAGAATTAA